Sequence from the Streptomyces sp. NBC_00358 genome:
TGCAGCGGGATCCGGAAGCCGGCGAAGGCCGTCCGGTCGCCGAACCAGGCGAACGGCAGATGGAACCAGTCCCGCACCCCCCGCTCACGCAGCCACACCCGCTGCATGCGCGCCGCCTCACGCTCGGTGACACCGGGCTTCAGCTGTGCCGCGACCGCCTCCGCACACTCGTACGCGAGGCGCTGCACCTCCTTGAACCCCCGCAACTCCGCCGAGAGTTCACCCGCCACTGCCGTCGCCATGCCACCGTCCCACCCTGTCCGCACCGACTGCGGTACGTGCCCGTAACGTGACACTGGCGAATGTGACAGTTGTTAGAGTCTGCGTCAATAGGCTCTCGGACAGCCTGTGGACAACCGGCCGGCCGTGGACAGCCACCTCCCGCCGGCCCGTACTTGAGGGTGACCCCTACGGGCCCGTACGACTGGAGGGTGACGCGGATCCACCTCCACGGGCTGACGACCGTTGTGGCGCGCGCCACTACCTTCGAATCGTGACTGTGATCGCGACCGAAAGCCTGAGCAAGCGGTACCCCCGGGTGACCGCGCTTGACCGGCTCTCCGTGGACGTCGGGCCCGGTGTGACGGGACTCGTCGGAGCCAACGGAGCCGGCAAGTCCACACTGATCAAGATCCTGCTGGGTCTGTCCCCCGCCACCGAGGGGAGCGCACGCGTGCTCGGCCTCGACGTCGCCACCGAAGGCGGCGCCATCCGCGAACGCGTCGGGTACATGCCCGAACACGACTGCCTGCCGCCCGACGTCTCGGCCACCGAGTTCGTCGTCCACATGGCGCGGATGTCCGGGCTGCCGCCGGCCGCCGCCCGCGAGCGCACCGCGGACACCCTGCGCCACGTCGGACTGTACGAGGAGCGCTACCGCCCCATCGGCGGCTACTCGACGGGCATGAAGCAGCGCGTCAAGCTCGCCCAGGCCCTCGTCCACGACCCCCAGCTCGTCTTCCTGGACGAACCGACCAACGGCCTGGACCCGGTCGGCCGCGACGACATGCTCGGACTGATCCGCCGCATCCACACGGACTTCGGCATCTCGGTCCTGGTCACCTCGCACCTCCTGGGCGAACTGGAACGCACCTGCGACCACGTCGTGGTCGTCGACGGCGGCAAGCTGCTGCGCTCCAGCTCCACCACGGACTTCACCCAGACCACCACGACCCTCGCCATCGAGGTCACCGACACCGACGAACACCCGGACGGCACGGCCGCCGTGCGCGAGGTGCTCCACGCACGCGGGATCGAGACCCACGACGGCAGCGGACTGCCGGGCGCCGGGCACATCCTGCTGCTGACCACCGAGAGCGAGGACACCTACGACCTCGTCCGCGACGTGGTCGCCGACCTCGGTCTGGGCCTGGTCCGCATGGAGCAGCGCAGGCACCACATCGCCGAGGTCTTCAAGGACAGCGACGAACAACGGGCACGGGACGAGCGAGCGGCGAGCGCCGACCCGCGGACCGGCGACGACCAGCGGAAGGAGGCGGTCGGCCATGGCAGTTGAGCACCCCCTCACCCAGCCGGGTGAGCAGACCCGTATCCACAACATCGGCTACCGCAACTACGACGGCGCACGCCTCGGCCGCGCCTACGCCCGCCGCTCCCTCTACTCGCAGTCCCTGCGCGGCGCCTACGGACTCGGCCGCTCGGTCAAGTCCAAGGTCCTGCCGATGCTGCTCTTCGTGGTCATGTGCGTCCCCGCGCTGATCATGGTCGCCGTCGCCGTCGCCACGAAGGCCAAGGACCTGCCCGTCGACTACACGCGCTACGCGGTGATCATGCAGGCGGTCATCGGCCTGTACGTCGCCTCCCAGGGCCCCCAGGCGGTCTCCCGCGACCTGCGCTTCAAGACCGTGCCGCTGTACTTCTCACGCCCCATCGAGACCAGCGACTACGTACGTGCCAAGTACGCGGCGCTGACCTCGGCACTGTTCATCCTCACGGCCGCCCCGCTGATCGTGCTCTACGTAGGCGCGCTGCTGGCCAAACTCGACTTCTCCGACCAGACCAAGGGCTTCGGACAGGGACTGCTCTCCGTGGCACTGCTGTCCCTGCTCTTCGCCGGCATCGGCCTGGTCATCTCGGCGATCACCCCGCGCCGCGGCTTCGGCATCGCGGCCGTCATCGCCGCCCTGACCATCTCCTACGGAGCCGTCTCCACCGTCCAGGCCATCGCCTTCGAACGCTCCAGCAGCGGAGCCGTCCCCTGGCTCGGGCTCTTCTCGCCCATCACCCTCATCGACGGAGTACAGACGGCCTTCCTGGGCGCCTCCTCCGCGTTCCCCGGCGAGGTGGGTCCCTCGTCCGGCCAGGGCGTCGTCTACCTCGCCGTCGTCCTGGGCCTCATCGCCGGCTGCTACGGCCTGCTGATGCGCCGCTACCGAAAGGTCGGGCTGTGACCACGCTCAACATCGACCATGTCTCGCGCTGGTTCGGCAACGTGGTGGCGGTCAACGACATCACGATGACGATCGGCCCCGGCGTCACCGGCCTGCTCGGCCCGAACGGCGCCGGGAAATCCACCCTCATCAACATGATGGGCGGCTTCCTCGCCCCCTCGACAGGCACCGTCACCCTCGACGGAAAACCGACCTGGCGCAACGAGGACATCTACCGCCACATCGGCATCGTCCCCGAGCGCGAGGCGATGTACGACTTCCTCACCGGGCGCGAATTCGTCGTCGCCAACGCCGAGTTGCACGGCCTCGGAGCCAAGGCCGCCCACCGGGCCCTCGCCACGGTCGAGATGGAGTACGCGCAGGACCGCAAGATCTCCACGTACTCCAAAGGCATGCGACAACGCGTGAAGATGGCGTCCGCACTCGTCCACGACCCGTCGCTGCTCCTGCTCGACGAGCCCTTCAACGGCATGGACCCGCGCCAGCGCATGCAGCTCATGGATCTGCTGCGCCGCATGGGCGACGAAGGCCGCACCGTGCTGTTCTCGTCCCACATCCTCGAAGAGGTGGAGCAACTCGCCGCCCACATCGAGGTGATCGTCGCCGGACGGCACGCGGCGAGCGGTGACTTCCGACGCATCCGCCGACTGATGACCGACCGCCCGCACCGCTACCTGGTCCGCTCCAGCGACGACCGGGCACTGGCCGCCGCGCTGATCGCCGACCCGTCGACCTCCGGCATCGAGGTCGACCTCGCCGAAGGCGCGCTGCGCATCCAGGCCGTCGACTTCGGCCGGTTCACCGCCCTGCTCCCGAAGGTCGCGCGCGAGCACGGCATCCGGCTGCTGACGGTCTCACCGTCCGACGAGTCCCTGGAATCCGTCTTCTCGTATCTTGTCGCGGCGTAGGAGGCCGAAGATGTACGACCCCACAGTCGCCCGGCTCACCTATCGGGGCCTCCTCGGCCGCCGACGGGCCCTCATCCTCGGCATCCTGCCCGTCCTGCTCATCGTGATCTCGCTGGCCGTCCGGAGCTTCTCCGGAGCCGACGACCAGGTGGCCTCGGACCTGCTCGGCGGGTTCGCGCTCGCCACCATGGTCCCGATCATCGGTGTCATCGCCGGCACCGGAG
This genomic interval carries:
- a CDS encoding ABC transporter ATP-binding protein, translated to MIATESLSKRYPRVTALDRLSVDVGPGVTGLVGANGAGKSTLIKILLGLSPATEGSARVLGLDVATEGGAIRERVGYMPEHDCLPPDVSATEFVVHMARMSGLPPAAARERTADTLRHVGLYEERYRPIGGYSTGMKQRVKLAQALVHDPQLVFLDEPTNGLDPVGRDDMLGLIRRIHTDFGISVLVTSHLLGELERTCDHVVVVDGGKLLRSSSTTDFTQTTTTLAIEVTDTDEHPDGTAAVREVLHARGIETHDGSGLPGAGHILLLTTESEDTYDLVRDVVADLGLGLVRMEQRRHHIAEVFKDSDEQRARDERAASADPRTGDDQRKEAVGHGS
- a CDS encoding ABC transporter ATP-binding protein, which gives rise to MTTLNIDHVSRWFGNVVAVNDITMTIGPGVTGLLGPNGAGKSTLINMMGGFLAPSTGTVTLDGKPTWRNEDIYRHIGIVPEREAMYDFLTGREFVVANAELHGLGAKAAHRALATVEMEYAQDRKISTYSKGMRQRVKMASALVHDPSLLLLDEPFNGMDPRQRMQLMDLLRRMGDEGRTVLFSSHILEEVEQLAAHIEVIVAGRHAASGDFRRIRRLMTDRPHRYLVRSSDDRALAAALIADPSTSGIEVDLAEGALRIQAVDFGRFTALLPKVAREHGIRLLTVSPSDESLESVFSYLVAA
- a CDS encoding ABC transporter permease subunit, which gives rise to MAVEHPLTQPGEQTRIHNIGYRNYDGARLGRAYARRSLYSQSLRGAYGLGRSVKSKVLPMLLFVVMCVPALIMVAVAVATKAKDLPVDYTRYAVIMQAVIGLYVASQGPQAVSRDLRFKTVPLYFSRPIETSDYVRAKYAALTSALFILTAAPLIVLYVGALLAKLDFSDQTKGFGQGLLSVALLSLLFAGIGLVISAITPRRGFGIAAVIAALTISYGAVSTVQAIAFERSSSGAVPWLGLFSPITLIDGVQTAFLGASSAFPGEVGPSSGQGVVYLAVVLGLIAGCYGLLMRRYRKVGL